Proteins encoded in a region of the Coffea eugenioides isolate CCC68of chromosome 4, Ceug_1.0, whole genome shotgun sequence genome:
- the LOC113768007 gene encoding 26S proteasome non-ATPase regulatory subunit 6 homolog, producing the protein MENQEGKQQPHLILANKLFLLTHPDVDDIEKVRLRDEVYNAVVSDDMAPLYETLVANGVLNLDQKVLDSMRAKIDEELKQLDEKIADAEENLGESEVREAHLAKSLFYIRISDKEKALEQLKVTESKTVAVGQKMDLVFHTLQIGFFYMDFDLISKSIDKAKNLFEEGGDWERKNRLKVYEGLFCMSTRNFKKAANLFLDSISTFTTYELFTYDTFIFYTVLTSIISLDRVSLKQKVVDAPEILAVIGKIPFLSEFLNSLYDCQYKSFFSAFAGLTEYIKLDRYLYPHFRYYMREVRSVVYSQFLESYKSVTIEAMAKAFGVTVDFIDLELSRFIAAGKLHCKIDKVAGVLETNRPDAKNALYQATIKQGDFLLNRIQKLSRVIDL; encoded by the exons atggaaaATCAAGAGGGCAAGCAGCAACCCCACCTGATTCTCGCCAACAAACTCTTCTTGCTTACTCACCCAGATGTCGACGACATCGAGAAAGTTCGCCTCCGGGATGAAGTTTACAACGCCGTCGTTTCAGATG ATATGGCGCCGTTGTACGAAACCCTAGTTGCAAATGGGGTTTTGAATTTGGATCAAAAGGTGCTGGATTCGATGCGTGCTAAGATTGACGAGGAACTCAAGCAGCTTGATGAAAA GATTGCTGATGCAGAGGAGAACTTGGGAGAAAGTGAAGTTAGAGAAGCTCATTTGGCTAAATCTTTGTTTTACATCCGAATTAGTGATAAG GAGAAGGCACTTGAGCAGCTCAAAGTCACAGAAAGTAAAACAGTTGCAGTTGGCCAAAAGATGGACCTAGTTTTTCACACACTGCAGATTGGTTTCTTCTATATGGACTTTGATCTCATATCAAAGAGTATTGATAAAGCAAAGAA CTTGTTTGAAGAAGGAGGTGACTGGGAAAGAAAGAACAGGTTGAAGGTGTATGAGGGCTTGTTCTGCATGTCAACACGTAACTTCAAGAAAGCAGCAAATCTTTTTCTCGATTCCATTTCAACTTTTACGACTTACGAACTTTTTACCTATGACACCTTCATATTTTACACTGTCCTTACAAGCATCATATCACTAGACAGAGTTTCCCTGAAACAGAAg GTTGTTGATGCCCCAGAGATCTTGGCAGTTATTGGGAAAATCCCATTTTTGTCAGAGTTTTTGAACTCACTTTATGATTGTCAATATAAATCATTTTTCTCTGCTTTTG CTGGCTTAACTGAGTATATTAAATTGGACCGGTACTTGTACCCACACTTCCGGTATTACATGAGGGAGGTTAGAAGTGTGGTTTATTCACAATTCCTCGAGTCCTACAAGAGTGTTACCATTGAAGCTATGGCAAAAGCATTTGGGGTGACTGTGGATTTCATTGACTT GGAGCTGTCCCGCTTTATTGCCGCTGGAAAGCTACACTGCAAGATCGATAAAGTAGCAGGTGTGCTAGAAACTAATCGTCCGGATGCAAAGAATGCCCTCTACCAGGCAACCATCAAGCAGGGAGATTTCTTGTTGAATCGTATTCAGAAGCTCTCTCGTGTCATTGATCTATGA
- the LOC113768794 gene encoding uncharacterized protein LOC113768794 isoform X2 — protein MKPIANGVPRAQRQKGFQSEGPNWVLIAGGALLSTLSIRLGYKLKQVLDMKPPDNTSNSLKGRKKSGSCGLHSNAYSFHQDGNACCNCLSGSVNVMEIKQQRNGQVLSEPEMALPLVKVSSSEFSKENGVIWASSPDRLELPQKPFHHSNSSDSPCVSEAGSDIFSNREVIQKLRQQLKRRDDMIIEMQDQIVELQNSLSTQLTHSTQLQALLDAANRDLFDSEREIQRLRKVIADHCVGQDNCGDKPTSAPVWPAELRNGHLNEYSEVEGHLDSLEKDRNSDKIEMLRREVNELREVIDGKDYLLQNYKEQKSELSMKIKELQQRLDSHLPNIL, from the exons ATGAAACCAATAGCAAATGGGGTTCCTAGAGCCCAGAGGCAGAAAGGCTTTCAGAGTGAGGGGCCTAATTGGGTCCTTATTGCAGGCGGTGCTTTGCTAAGTACATTATCAATTAGGTTGGGTTACAAGCTGAAACAGGTGCTTGACATGAAGCCACCGGACAATACCAGCAACAGCTTGAAAG GGAGAAAGAAATCAGGGAGCTGCGGTTTGCATTCAAATGCATATTCTTTTCATCAAGATGGGAATGCTTGCTGCAATTGCCTTTCTG GATCTGTGAATGTGATGGAGATCAAACAGCAGCGCAATGGCCAAGTTCTGTCAGAACCTGAAATGGCATTACCTCTTGTTAAAGTTTCTTCTTCTGAGTTCAGCAAAGAGAATGGGGTAATCTGGGCATCATCTCCTGACCGCCTTGAGCTTCCTCAGAAACCATTCCACCATTCTAACAGTTCTGATTCACCTTGCGTCTCTGAAGCTGGTTCTGACATTTTCAGTAATCGAGAAGTGATTCAGAAGCTGAGGCAACAGCTGAAGAGACGGGATGACATGATAATAGAGATGCAAGATCAGATTGTAGAACTGCAGAATTCCCTCAGCACTCAGCTAACACACTCTACCCAGCTGCAAGCACTGCTAGATGCTGCAAACAGAGATCTGTTTGACTCAGAGAGAGAAATACAGAGGTTGAGGAAAGTAATTGCAGATCATTGTGTGGGACAAGACAATTGTGGTGATAAGCCTACCTCTGCACCTGTTTGGCCTGCTGAACTAAGGAATGGCCATTTGAATGAGTATTCCGAAGTTGAGGGACATTTGGATTCGTTGGAGAAAGACAGAAACAGTGACAAAATTGAAATGCTGCGAAGGGAAGTTAATGAGTTGAGGGAAGTTATAGATGGAAAAGACTACCTTTTGCAGAACTATAAGGAGCAGAAGTCTGAGCTCTCCATGAAAATCAAGGAATTGCAGCAAAGATTGGATTCTCACCTCCCAAATATTTTGTAG
- the LOC113768794 gene encoding uncharacterized protein LOC113768794 isoform X1 has translation MKPIANGVPRAQRQKGFQSEGPNWVLIAGGALLSTLSIRLGYKLKQVLDMKPPDNTSNSLKGSGKFTGRKKSGSCGLHSNAYSFHQDGNACCNCLSGSVNVMEIKQQRNGQVLSEPEMALPLVKVSSSEFSKENGVIWASSPDRLELPQKPFHHSNSSDSPCVSEAGSDIFSNREVIQKLRQQLKRRDDMIIEMQDQIVELQNSLSTQLTHSTQLQALLDAANRDLFDSEREIQRLRKVIADHCVGQDNCGDKPTSAPVWPAELRNGHLNEYSEVEGHLDSLEKDRNSDKIEMLRREVNELREVIDGKDYLLQNYKEQKSELSMKIKELQQRLDSHLPNIL, from the exons ATGAAACCAATAGCAAATGGGGTTCCTAGAGCCCAGAGGCAGAAAGGCTTTCAGAGTGAGGGGCCTAATTGGGTCCTTATTGCAGGCGGTGCTTTGCTAAGTACATTATCAATTAGGTTGGGTTACAAGCTGAAACAGGTGCTTGACATGAAGCCACCGGACAATACCAGCAACAGCTTGAAAG GGAGTGGAAAATTTACAGGGAGAAAGAAATCAGGGAGCTGCGGTTTGCATTCAAATGCATATTCTTTTCATCAAGATGGGAATGCTTGCTGCAATTGCCTTTCTG GATCTGTGAATGTGATGGAGATCAAACAGCAGCGCAATGGCCAAGTTCTGTCAGAACCTGAAATGGCATTACCTCTTGTTAAAGTTTCTTCTTCTGAGTTCAGCAAAGAGAATGGGGTAATCTGGGCATCATCTCCTGACCGCCTTGAGCTTCCTCAGAAACCATTCCACCATTCTAACAGTTCTGATTCACCTTGCGTCTCTGAAGCTGGTTCTGACATTTTCAGTAATCGAGAAGTGATTCAGAAGCTGAGGCAACAGCTGAAGAGACGGGATGACATGATAATAGAGATGCAAGATCAGATTGTAGAACTGCAGAATTCCCTCAGCACTCAGCTAACACACTCTACCCAGCTGCAAGCACTGCTAGATGCTGCAAACAGAGATCTGTTTGACTCAGAGAGAGAAATACAGAGGTTGAGGAAAGTAATTGCAGATCATTGTGTGGGACAAGACAATTGTGGTGATAAGCCTACCTCTGCACCTGTTTGGCCTGCTGAACTAAGGAATGGCCATTTGAATGAGTATTCCGAAGTTGAGGGACATTTGGATTCGTTGGAGAAAGACAGAAACAGTGACAAAATTGAAATGCTGCGAAGGGAAGTTAATGAGTTGAGGGAAGTTATAGATGGAAAAGACTACCTTTTGCAGAACTATAAGGAGCAGAAGTCTGAGCTCTCCATGAAAATCAAGGAATTGCAGCAAAGATTGGATTCTCACCTCCCAAATATTTTGTAG
- the LOC113768867 gene encoding non-specific phospholipase C6-like, protein MGKFGPKAPAFSSLLLLCLALLSSFRITHQAQQQPIKTVVVLVLENRSFDHMIGWMKDYINPLINGVTGDECNPVSTKAQHTQRICFSDDAEFVDPDPGHSFEEVLQQVFGSGSIPSMTGFVEQALTMSENLSATVMKGFKPENLPVYAALVREFAVFDRWFSSIPGPTQPNRLFVYSATSHGSTSHVIKQLATGYPQQTIFDSLHDNGLDFGIYFQSFPTTLFFRNLRKLKYIFKLHQYDLRFKRDARNGKLPSLTVIEPRYFDLIGFPGNDDHPSHDVANGQKLVKEIYETLRASPQWNETLFIITYDEHGGFYDHVQTPYANVPNPDGNTGPAPYFFNFDRLGVRVPTIMVSPWIKKGTVISRPNGPTPNSEFEHSSVPATMKKIFNLSSNFLTHRDAWAGTFEQVVGELTSPRTDCPEVLPDVFPLRSIKADENKRLSQFQGEVVQLAAVLNGDHFLSSFPDDMGKKMNVREAHEYTKGAVSRFIRASKEAIKLGAAESAIVDMRSSLTTRSSNHN, encoded by the exons ATGGGAAAATTCGGGCCTAAAGCACCTGCATTTTCCTCTCTGTTGCTGCTTTGTCTTGCACTGTTGTCAAGTTTTCGTATCACTCATCAAGCACAGCAGCAGCCCATTAAGACAGTTGTTGTTCTAGTCTTGGAGAACAGATCTTTTGATCATATGATTGGATGGATGAAGGATTACATCAATCCATTGATCAATGGTGTAACAGGGGATGAGTGTAATCCTGTTTCAACTAAGGCTCAACATACTCAAAGGATCTGCTTTTCTGATGATGCTGAATTTGTGGATCCGGACCCTGGTCACTCGTTTGAAGAGGTGCTGCAACAGGTATTCGGTTCTGGTTCAATTCCTTCAATGACTGGCTTTGTTGAACAAGCACTAACGATGTCGGAGAATCTGTCTGCAACAGTTATGAAAGGTTTTAAGCCTGAGAATTTGCCAGTTTATGCTGCACTAGTTCGGGAATTCGCGGTTTTTGATAGATGGTTTTCTTCAATTCCTGGTCCTACTCAACCAAACAGGCTGTTTGTTTACTCTGCTACTTCTCATGGCTCAACTAGCCATGTGATAAAGCAGTTGGCTACTGGATACCCTCAACAGACTATATTTGATTCGCTTCATGACAATGGATTGGATTTTGGTATATATTTTCAAAGTTTTCCAACTACTTTATTCTTCAGGAATTTGAGGAAACTGAAGTATATTTTTAAGTTGCATCAGTATGATCTGAGGTTTAAGAGGGATGCAAGAAATGGAAAATTGCCAAGCCTGACTGTGATTGAACCTAGGTACTTTGATCTAATCGGTTTTCCAGGAAATGATGATCATCCATCGCATGATGTTGCTAATGGGCAGAAGCTAGTGAAAGAGATTTATGAGACATTGAGAGCAAGTCCTCAGTGGAATGAAACTCTTTTCATCATCACTTATGATGAACATGGTGGTTTTTATGATCATGTTCAGACTCCTTATGCTAATGTTCCCAATCCTGATGGAAATACAGGACCAGCTCCTTATTTCTTCAACTTTGACAGACTTGGTGTTCGTGTTCCAACAATTATGGTGTCTCCTTGGATCAAGAAAGGAACTG TAATAAGCAGGCCAAATGGACCTACTCCAAACTCTGAGTTCGAGCATTCCTCGGTCCCTGCTACCATGAAGAAGATTTTCAATCTCTCATCCAACTTCTTGACGCATAGAGATGCATGGGCAGGCACTTTTGAACAGGTTGTTGGGGAATTGACCTCCCCAAGAACTGATTGCCCTG AGGTCCTTCCTGATGTTTTTCCATTGAGAAGCATAAAAGCAGATGAAAATAAAAGACTCTCTCAGTTCCAGGGAGAAGTAGTGCAATTGGCTGCTGTTCTGAATGGTGACCATTTCTTGAGTAGCTTCCCAGATGACATGGGCAAGAAAATGAATGTTAGAGAAGCTCATGAATACACTAAAGGTGCAGTATCAAGATTCATAAGAGCAAGCAAAGAGGCAATCAAGTTAGGAGCAGCTGAATCTGCCATTGTGGACATGAGATCTTCTCTCACTACTAGATCCTCAAATCACAATTGA
- the LOC113767503 gene encoding uncharacterized protein LOC113767503 produces MMIQLFLSASNWSNDGNDELFEKRKALLRELESVLWLLMTSGGRSEVRLWLCNTIAGISSISPHHQRELFVRLLTAHTAKQRLAAQFLQLLFEKEPKKAGRIIAKKSSMLENFFRGNPRRILQWFSNFSGGTGLGHRKGAKALSHYAFVHRDVCWEELEWKGKHGQSPAVVATKPHYFLDLDVQRTVENFLEYVPEFWSSSEFAESLKDGEILKIDKKFFVNMFVNLMYKEDMKELWGIIDEFLIKEPFSSLCHHLLIILEEQELSYFMDLISKFLKSRSEVVEYDSPSFWLEVILSKCSITSIDQLLLLNAITSQARQLLRLVREEGNLDEKEKVKNIVSQVCSSSSRADSLAPIMDEWSKKKNLESIRWLGLQSWAIFFRLSEEFRTSESWESLFSSNGIGFRKSDKYRLLEDDEYSEESESDWDDGPSGKVKHKKKGRHIKKRRRKHKLEESYGERLIDLDVSDNGLDLQFKAGDWLLSTDQYSTTWSSVDLPEHISKHCFYTWIKFVIT; encoded by the exons ATGATGATTCAGTTGTTTCTTTCGGCTTCTAATTGGAGCAATGATGGGAATGATGAATTGTTTGAAAAGAGGAAAGCACTTCTTAGGGAGCTAGAATCAGTTTTGTGGTTGTTAATGACTTCAGGGGGCCGTTCTGAGGTTCGACTTTGGCTCTGCAACACTATTGCGGGCATAAGTTCAATCAGTCCCCACCATCAGCGGGAACTCTTTGTGAGGTTATTAACAGCTCATACGGCAAAGCAACGCCTAGCAGCCCAATTTCTTCAGTTGCTTTTTGAAAAGGAGCCCAAAAAAGCAGGGCGTATTATTGCAAAGAAAAGCTCCATGTTGGAGAATTTCTTCAGAG GAAATCCGAGGCGGATCTTGCAGTGGTTCTCTAATTTTAGTGGGGGCACTGGCTTGGGGCACAGAAAGGGGGCTAAGGCTTTATCCCATTATGCTTTTGTGCATCGAGATGTTTGTTGGGAGGAACTGGAGTGGAAGGGAAAGCATGGCCAGTCACCTGCAGTGGTTGCTACGAAACCTCATTACTTTCTTGATTTGGACGTCCAACGCACAGTAGAGAATTTTCTTGAATATGTGCCAGAGTTTTGGTCATCCAGCGAATTTGCTGAGTCATTGAAGGATGGAGAGATATTGAAAATAGATAAAAAGTTTTTTGTTAATATGTTCGTAAATTTGATGTATAAGGAGGACATGAAAGAACTATGGGGGATCATAGATGAATTTCTAATTAAGGAACCCTTCTCCTCTCTGTGCCATCACCTTCTTATCATTCTTGAAGAGCAGGAGTTATCATACTTTATGGACTTGATCAGTAAATTTCTTAAATCAAGGTCTGAAGTTGTTGAGTATGACAGCCCGTCTTTTTGGCTTGAAGTTATACTATCAAAGTGCAGTATTACTTCTATTGATCAATTACTACTGTTAAATGCCATCACTAGTCAAGCACGCCAGCTTCTGCGACTTGTTCGTGAAGAAGGTAATctggatgaaaaagaaaaagttaagaATATAGTTTCTCAGGTTTGTTCTTCTTCAAGTCGTGCTGATAGTTTGGCTCCAATTATGGATGAATGGTCCAAGAAGAAAAATTTAGAGTCAATAAGATGGTTAGGATTGCAGTCTTGGGCAATCTTTTTTAGGTTGTCGGAGGAATTTCGGACTTCTGAGTCCTGGGAGTCCTTATTTTCTAGCAACGGCATAGGTTTTCGAAAGTCTGACAAGTATAGATTGCTAGAAGATGACGAATATTCAGAAGAAAGTGAATCTGATTGGGATGACGGGCCTTCAGGTAAAGTTAAGcataagaagaaaggaaggcATATtaagaaaaggagaagaaagCATAAATTAGAAGAAAGCTATGGTGAACGATTGATAGATCTGGATGTGTCAGATAACGGCCTGGATTTGCAATTTAAGGCAGGTGACTGGTTGCTGTCTACTGATCAGTATTCTACTACATGGAGCAGT GTAGACCTGCCAGAACATATATCGAAGCATTGCTTCTATACATGGATAAAATTTGTTATTACCTAA
- the LOC113768079 gene encoding GPN-loop GTPase 3 produces MGYAQLVIGPAGSGKSTYCSSLYQHCETVGRQIHIVNLDPAAESFDYPVAMDIRELISLEDVMEELGLGPNGGLVYCMEHLEDNLDDWLTEELDNYLDDDYLVFDCPGQIELFSHVPVLKNFVEHLKRKNFNVCAVYLLDSQFITDVTKFISGCMASLSAMVQLELPHVNILSKMDLVTNKRDIENYLNPEPQNLLPELNQRMAPRFQKLNKSLIELVDQYSMVSFLPLDLSKESSIQYILSQIDNCIQYGEDADVKIKDFDPEDDD; encoded by the exons ATGGGCTATGCTCAGCTCGTTATTGGCCCTGCTGGCAGTGGAAAG TCCACTTATTGCTCAAGTTTATACCAACATTGTGAAACTGTGGGACGACAAATTCACATTGTGAACTTGGATCCTGCTGCAGAAAGTTTTGACTATCCAGTTGCCATGG ACATTCGAGAACTCATATCTTTGGAGGATGTTATGGAGGAACTCGGTCTTGGTCCAAATGGTGGTCTTGTTTATTGCATGGA ACACCTTGAAGACAATTTGGATGATTGGCTGACAGAAGAGCTGGATAACTACTTAGATGATGATTATTTGGTTTTTGACTGTCCAG GACAAATAGAACTTTTTTCACATGTTCCCGTGTTGAAAAACTTTGTGGAGCATCTGAAGCGTAAGAATTTCAATGTCTGTGCTGTGTACTTGCTTGATTCCCag TTCATCACAGATGTGACCAAGTTTATAAGTGGTTGTATGGCGTCACTTTCAGCGATGGTTCAACTTGAACTTCCCCATGTTAATATTCTGTCCAAGATGGATCTTGTGACAAACAAAAGGGACATTGAAAA TTACCTGAATCCCGAGCCTCAAAATTTGCTGCCTGAGTTGAATCAACGGATGGCTCCACGGTTTCAAAAGCTTAACAAGTCTTTAATTGAATTG GTGGATCAGTATAGCATGGTCAGCTTTTTGCCTCTTGACTTGAGCAAAGAAAGCAG TATACAGTACATCTTGTCACAAATTGATAACTGCATTCAGTATGGAGAAGATGCTGATGTGAAGATTAAAGATTTTGACCCGGAAGATGATGATTGA
- the LOC113768482 gene encoding uncharacterized protein LOC113768482: MLKLSFSPLSTTIPTKIIPPRLLKSITNSLSQAPQTVRQNDTTTSTNTPLHKLPPKSAYIHLPFCRKRCHYCDFPIIALGSSSAPEEDPRILNYIQTLCREIKATSLNSNPNPSLETVFFGGGTPSLVPPKLVSLVLETLSSKFGVSLEAEMSMEMDPGTFDRGKLKELMELRVNRVSLGVQAFQDGLLKACGRAHGVKEIYEAIDIVKACGVENWSLDLISSLPHQTPEMWEESLKLTIQAHPTHVSVYDLQVEKDTKFGVLYTPGEFPLPSEDLSAEFYRMASRMLTDAGYNHYEISSYCRSGYMCKHNYTYWKNEPFYGFGLGSASYVNGIRFSRPRKLKEFMHYVELLEDGGVNCEDDSTDAKDLAMDVIMLSLRTARGLDLKSFAKAFGCELVLSLCKVYQPYVESGHIVFLDDKLKTITVDEYSSLLSDDRKMSEVPAFLRLSDPDGFLLSNELISHAFGVVGS, translated from the exons ATGTTAAAATTATCCTTCTCTCCCTTGTCAACAACCATTCCCACCAAAATCATACCTCCAAGACTCTTAAAATCTATCACAAACTCATTGTCTCAAGCCCCACAAACTGTTCGACAAAATGACACAACTACGTCCACCAACACACCGCTGCACAAGCTGCCCCCTAAGTCAGCCTACATTCACCTCCCGTTCTGTAGAAAACGATGCCACTACTGTGACTTCCCAATTATCGCTCTAGGATCCTCCTCTGCACCAGAGGAGGACCCGCGAATTTTAAACTACATTCAAACTCTTTGCAGAGAAATTAAAGCCACCTCATTGAATTCAAACCCCAACCCATCTCTTGAAACGGTATTTTTTGGTGGTGGGACACCTTCTTTAGTTCCGCCAAAGTTGGTTTCTTTGGTGCTTGAAACTTTGAGTTCCAAATTCGGGGTGTCTTTGGAAGCTGAGATGTCAATGGAAATGGACCCTGGCACGTTTGATAGGGGGAAATTGAAGGAGTTGATGGAGTTGAGGGTAAATAGAGTGTCCTTGGGAGTGCAGGCTTTTCAAGATGGTCTGTTGAAAGCTTGTGGGAGAGCTCATGGTGTGAAAGAGATTTATGAGGCTATTGATATTGTGAAGGCCTGTGGGGTTGAGAATTGGAGTTTGGACCTCATATCTTCTCTTCCTCATCAGACACCAGAAATGTGGGAGGAGAGTTTGAAGCTGACAATCCAGGCGCATCCTACCCATGTCTCAGTTTATGATTTGCAAGTTGAGAAAGACACCAAATTTGGAGTATT GTATACTCCAGGTGAGTTTCCATTGCCTTCTGAGGATCTTTCCGCTGAGTTTTACAGAATGGCGTCGAGGATGCTTACAGATGCTGGATATAACCATTATGAGATTAGTAGTTACTGCAGGAGTGGTTATATGTGCAAACACAACTACACGTACTGGAAGAATGAGCCATTTTATGGCTTTGGGCTTGGGTCAGCGAGTTATGTCAACGGGATACGATTTTCTAGGCCAAGGAAGCTGAAAGAGTTCATGCACTATGTGGAACTTTTGGAGGATGGAGGGGTAAATTGTGAGGATGATAGTACTGACGCTAAAGACCTGGCAATGGATGTCATCATGCTCTCTCTTAGAACTGCTAGAGGGTTGGATTTGAAATCCTTTGCTAAAGCTTTTGGTTGCGAGCTCGTACTCTCTCTTTGCAAGGTTTATCAGCCTTATGTGGAAAGCGGGCACATTGTATTCTTAGATGATAAGCTGAAAACTATTACTGTAGATGAATATAGTTCTTTACTCTCTGATGATCGCAAGATGAGTGAGGTACCTGCCTTTCTTAGGCTTAGTGATCCTGATGGCTTCCTTCTATCCAATGAGTTGATATCCCATGCATTTGGTGTTGTAGGTTCATAA